From Panicum hallii strain FIL2 chromosome 2, PHallii_v3.1, whole genome shotgun sequence, a single genomic window includes:
- the LOC112883486 gene encoding P-loop NTPase domain-containing protein LPA1 homolog, producing MRRNPSCRSRSRSSKLPCRVGPGREKPKPSSQADPPNQNQTDRPGRGARTRREKGKGEPPDRAAPPSLLPAISSHRAMAAAKLLYIVVVDDNGSSFRYTRSLIHSTLQLMGCKPRHAFEISRRVFDVIRGDGSDEMAASASARVQRYEVAEATPTTSPRQFQFELYKRRTTVLLPRDLFLDLICDALALYKYVAPNQRADLMLACRIRERKESVTVLLCGTSGCGKSTLSTLLGSRLGITTVVSTDSIRHMMRSFVEEKENPLLWASTYHAGECLDPVAVAEAKARRKAKKRSGMSSSSNIDYEKIGALTEKVEGKSIGKKQMAIEGYKAQSEMVIDSLDRLITAWEDRKESVVVEGVHLSLNFVMGLMRKHPSIIPFMIYISNEGKHTERFAVRAKYMTLDPAKNKYVKYISNIRTIQEYLCSRADKYLVPKVNNTNVDRSVASIHATVFSCLRRRANGDQLYDPDTNIVALVNEEYKNQCVANSMSSKGMFKLIQRLGSSRKLMAIINVDGSVSKAWPVESSGDGKCSSDNSTQKSVGNPIYGPLNIGRAESVNLQFGTFGISAWPTDTGCTSQAGSADESWANATEGSSRHVPSSSGSPKKSDGHCKEIKESSAASGSDEEEEEEADVRPNSGSDEDLSEEDSREIHEEMEGSVDEDCNRSDEEYDDLAMRDCMENGYLTDDGMFYTGLSKSLSGKFLDGNQRSHSTPRKHHGKLDAGVPETARSTSSAVPAGTSSKRHGTRKWKRSLSDSFRSRRRSAPDLVSTYKSSPPVPVAPDER from the exons ATGAGGCGAAATCCAAGTTGTAGAAGTAGGAGTAGAAGCTCAAAGCTGCCGTGTCGTGTCGGGCCCGGCAGGGAAAAGCCCAAACCAAGTAGCCAAGCTGACCCACCGAATCAGAACCAAACCGACCGACCAGGCAGGGGGGCCAGAACaaggagagagaagggaaaggggGAACCGCCGGACCGGGCCGCGCCACCTTCCCTTCTGCCGGCGATCTCCAGCCACcgcgccatggcggcggcgaagCTGCTCTACATTGTGGTGGTGGACGACAACGGCTCCTCCTTCCGCTACACGCGCTCCCTCATCCATAGCACCCTCCAGCTCATGGGATGCAAGCCGCGCCACGCTTTCGAG ATAAGCCGCAGGGTGTTCGATGTCATCCGGGGTGACGGCAGCGACGAAatggccgcctccgcctccgcccgggtGCAGAGGTACGAGGTCGCCGAAGCCACCCCCACGACAAGTCCTCGTCAGTTCCAATTCGAGCTCTACAAGCGCCGCACCACCGTCCTCCTCCCCAGAGATCTCTTCCTCGACCTCATCTGCGATGCCCTCGCCCTCTACAAGTACGTCGCCCCCAACCAGCGCGCCGATCTCATGCTTGCCTGCAG GATTCGAGAACGGAAGGAATCTGTCACAGTTCTTCTTTGTGGAACTAGTGGTTGCGGCAAGTCTACTCTTTCGACTCTGCTG GGAAGCAGGTTAGGAATCACAACTGTAGTTTCCACAGATTCAATACGTCACATGATGCGGAGCTTTGTCGAAGAGAAAGAAAACCCTCTTCTTTGGGCATCAACTTATCATGCAGGTGAATGTCTTGACCCAGTAGCAGTTGCTGAAGCAAAAGCTAGGAGGAAAGCAAAAAAACGCTCAGGCATGTCAAGCAGTTCAAATATTGATTACGAGAAAATTGGGGCTCTTACTGAAAAAGTTGAAGGGAAATCAATTGGGAAGAAGCAGATGGCCATAGAAGGTTATAAAGCACAGAGTGAGATGGTGATTGACAGTTTGGATCGGCTAATTACTGCGTGGGAAGATAGGAAAGAATCAGTTGTTGTTGAGGGTGTTCACTTAAGCCTTAATTTCGTG ATGGGTCTAATGAGGAAACATCCTTCTATTATACCTTTTATGATCTACATATCCAATGAGGGTAAGCACACGGAGAGGTTTGCTGTACGTGCAAAGTACATGACACTTGACCCAGCGAAAAATAAGTATGTTAAATACATCAGCAACATTAGAACTATCCAGGAGTACCTCTGCAGTCGAGCTGACAAGTACCTAGTTCCCAAAGTAAATAATACTAATGTTGATCGGAGTGTTGCTTCGATTCATGCCACTGTTTTTAGCTGCCTCCGGAGGAGAGCTAATGGGGATCAGTTATATGACCCTGATACAAATATCGTGGCTCTTGTAAATGAAGAGTACAAAAACCAGTGCGTGGCTAACTCCATGAGTTCCAAGGGGATGTTTAAATTGATTCAACGGCTTGGGTCCTCAAGAAAGCTCATGGCCATCATTAATGTCGATGGATCTGTATCCAAGGCTTGGCCAGTTGAGTCCAGTGGAGATGGGAAATGCAGCTCTGACAACAGTACTCAGAAATCTGTAGGGAATCCAATTTATGGACCTTTAAACATTGGAAGAGCAGAGTCAGTCAATCTACAGTTTGGCACCTTTGGGATAAGTGCCTGGCCTACTGATACGGGCTGTACAAGTCAAGCTGGAAGTGCTGATGAATCATGGGCCAATGCTACTGAAGGTAGTAGCAGACATGTTCCGTCTTCATCTGGTTCTCCAAAGAAGTCTGATGGGCACTGTAAAGAG ATCAAAGAGTCATCAGCAGCATCTGGCAGcgatgaagaagaggaagaagaagctgatGTTCGGCCTAATTCAGGCAGCGACGAGGACCTCAGTGAAGAAGACAGCAGGGAGATCCATGAGGAG ATGGAAGGGTCTGTTGATGAGGATTGCAACAGGTCTGATGAGGAGTATGATGACCTGGCGATGCGAGACTGTATGGAGAACGGCTATTTAACTGATGATGGCATGTTTTATACTGGTTTAAGCAAATCATTGAGCGGCAAGTTCTTGGATGGCAATCAACGTAGCCACAGCACTCCAAGGAAACACCATGGGAAGCTCGATGCAGGTGTTCCTGAGACTGCACGCTCTACTTCTTCAGCAGTCCCTGCTGGCACAAGCAGCAAACGGCATGGCACTAGGAAGTGGAAGCGTTCCCTGAGCGACTCATTCCGTTCACGGCGACGGAGTGCTCCTGACTTGGTGTCAACGTACAAGAGTTCACCACCCGTGCCTGTGGCTCCTGATGAGAGGTAG